A window of Candidatus Methylomirabilota bacterium contains these coding sequences:
- a CDS encoding hemolysin family protein, with the protein MDSGVGLELIVLGILLLLSAILSGAEAAYFSLGRTRLKELAEQQGETPGPLTPLLEQPHELLVTLLVGITVVNIGASALAAAIAEQLFGSHGLAIAIAAMVFLLTIFGEVLPMTLAVEYPVRFASWVSRPVVWLSMALKPIRVGLGAFTAITVRLVGSERRRGQPEISEEELRTLVDVGAREGVVERSEREMIHKVFELEDTLVREVMVPRPDMFCLDVTTEPAQLLPLLREQLHSRVPVYEETVDQIVGVLYTKDLLPYLSGLPADFSLRPHLHPPYFVPGSKRADALLREFQAKKLHLAVVVDEYGGTAGLVTLEDLLEELVGEIRDEYDEDERLIQRVAPRSFRVSGRLAIDELNTATGLQIPDDAFDTVGGWVLDLFGRVPHKGEKTEADGVRVAVEKVERTRVLEVLVTLPDASQTLAS; encoded by the coding sequence ATGGATAGCGGGGTCGGCCTCGAGCTGATCGTCCTGGGCATCCTGCTGCTCCTCTCGGCCATCCTGTCGGGCGCCGAGGCCGCCTACTTCTCGCTGGGCCGGACTCGGCTCAAGGAGCTGGCCGAGCAGCAGGGCGAGACGCCGGGCCCCCTCACTCCGCTCCTCGAGCAGCCCCACGAGCTGCTCGTCACCCTGCTGGTCGGCATCACGGTGGTCAACATCGGAGCGTCCGCCCTCGCCGCGGCCATCGCCGAGCAACTGTTCGGCTCGCACGGCCTGGCCATCGCGATCGCCGCGATGGTGTTTCTGCTCACCATCTTCGGCGAGGTCCTGCCGATGACCCTGGCGGTGGAATATCCGGTGCGGTTCGCCTCGTGGGTGAGCCGGCCGGTGGTCTGGCTCTCGATGGCATTGAAGCCGATCCGGGTGGGTCTGGGCGCCTTCACCGCGATCACCGTCCGCCTGGTCGGCTCCGAGCGGCGGCGCGGCCAGCCCGAGATCTCGGAGGAGGAGCTGCGCACGCTGGTGGACGTGGGCGCCCGCGAGGGAGTGGTGGAGCGAAGCGAGCGCGAGATGATCCACAAGGTCTTCGAGCTGGAGGACACGCTCGTGCGCGAGGTGATGGTGCCGCGGCCGGACATGTTCTGCCTGGACGTGACCACCGAGCCGGCCCAGCTCCTGCCCTTGCTGCGCGAGCAGCTGCACTCGCGAGTGCCGGTCTACGAGGAGACGGTGGACCAGATCGTCGGGGTGCTCTACACCAAGGACCTGCTCCCCTATCTGTCCGGCCTCCCCGCCGACTTCAGCCTCCGCCCGCACCTGCATCCGCCGTACTTCGTGCCGGGCTCCAAGCGGGCCGACGCCCTGCTGCGGGAGTTCCAGGCCAAGAAGCTCCATCTGGCGGTGGTGGTCGACGAGTACGGCGGCACCGCCGGGCTCGTCACGCTCGAGGACCTCCTGGAAGAGCTGGTGGGCGAAATCCGGGACGAGTACGACGAGGACGAACGGCTGATCCAGCGGGTCGCCCCACGCAGCTTTCGGGTTTCGGGCCGCCTGGCCATCGACGAGCTGAACACCGCCACCGGCCTGCAGATCCCGGACGACGCCTTCGATACCGTCGGCGGATGGGTCCTCGATCTCTTCGGGCGCGTCCCCCACAAGGGCGAGAAGACCGAAGCCGACGGTGTCCGGGTCGCGGTGGAGAAGGTCGAGCGCACGCGGGTGCTCGAGGTGCTCGTGACCCTGCCGGATGCCTCGCAGACGTTGGCCTCATGA
- the thiL gene encoding thiamine-phosphate kinase, protein MKASEPPERVSLDRLGERGLIRRIRRTGVAARASDVEVGIGDDTAVLTVPPGHRLLVTTDLVIEDVHFRRTSAAPADIGWKALAVNLSDIAAMGGIPRWALVALAVPADTTVDAVDAFYAGIEDAAAPHDVTVVGGDTSASPGGWMVNVTLLGVHPGAPRLRSQARSGDMIAVTGSLGASAAGLFALEMGLDRARDRGVAPGRLAEITRAHLRPRARVAEGRWLGSAPGVHAMMDCSDGLATDLGHICRESGVGARVRLDRVPVAAAAQVAADALGQDARHWAVGGGEDYELLLSCDAEAAERLAAGLAEATGTLLTIIGRVDGSSDEVVFVDAEDVPVTMRPGYEHFHG, encoded by the coding sequence ATGAAGGCGTCGGAGCCACCCGAACGGGTGAGCCTCGACCGACTGGGCGAGCGCGGCCTGATTCGCCGCATCCGGAGAACCGGGGTTGCCGCCCGGGCTTCCGACGTGGAAGTCGGAATCGGTGACGACACGGCCGTGCTGACGGTCCCCCCCGGTCACCGGTTGCTGGTCACCACCGACCTCGTGATCGAGGACGTCCACTTCCGACGCACCTCTGCGGCCCCGGCCGACATCGGCTGGAAGGCCCTCGCGGTCAATCTCTCCGACATCGCCGCAATGGGCGGTATCCCGCGGTGGGCACTCGTGGCCCTCGCCGTGCCGGCCGATACCACGGTGGACGCGGTGGACGCGTTCTATGCCGGCATCGAGGATGCGGCGGCTCCGCACGACGTGACGGTAGTGGGCGGCGATACCTCGGCGTCACCCGGCGGGTGGATGGTCAACGTCACCCTCCTGGGCGTCCACCCCGGCGCGCCGCGGCTTCGCTCGCAGGCCCGCAGCGGGGACATGATCGCGGTCACCGGGTCACTGGGCGCCTCGGCCGCTGGCCTGTTCGCGCTCGAGATGGGGCTCGACCGCGCCCGCGACCGTGGAGTCGCGCCGGGCCGGCTGGCCGAGATCACGCGTGCCCATCTCCGTCCCCGCGCTCGCGTCGCCGAGGGTCGCTGGCTGGGATCGGCTCCGGGGGTGCACGCCATGATGGATTGCTCCGACGGCCTGGCCACCGACCTCGGCCACATCTGCCGAGAGAGCGGCGTGGGCGCCCGGGTCCGGCTGGATCGGGTGCCGGTCGCAGCCGCCGCGCAGGTGGCGGCTGATGCGCTCGGCCAGGATGCTCGGCACTGGGCGGTGGGAGGAGGGGAGGACTACGAGTTGCTCCTGAGCTGCGACGCGGAAGCAGCCGAACGCCTCGCCGCCGGGCTCGCCGAGGCGACCGGGACGCTGCTGACCATCATCGGCCGGGTCGATGGATCCAGCGATGAGGTCGTCTTCGTGGATGCCGAGGACGTTCCGGTGACGATGCGGCCGGGTTACGAGCACTTCCACGGATAG
- the trxA gene encoding thioredoxin, with the protein MAESTLHLTEASFDTELGKHTELLMVDFWAEWCAPCRAIAPTLEELVREGNGTVTLAKVNVDEQPALAARYGIRSIPTILFVKGGKVLDQVIGAVPKAQLKKKLDANA; encoded by the coding sequence ATGGCCGAGTCGACGCTTCATCTCACCGAGGCCAGCTTCGATACGGAACTGGGCAAGCACACCGAGCTGTTGATGGTGGATTTCTGGGCCGAATGGTGCGCCCCCTGCCGGGCCATCGCCCCCACTCTCGAGGAGCTGGTGCGAGAAGGCAACGGCACGGTGACCCTCGCCAAGGTCAACGTGGACGAGCAACCCGCGCTGGCGGCCCGTTACGGCATCCGCTCCATCCCCACGATCCTCTTCGTCAAGGGTGGCAAGGTGCTGGATCAGGTGATCGGCGCCGTGCCCAAGGCGCAGCTCAAGAAGAAGCTGGACGCGAACGCCTGA
- a CDS encoding response regulator has product MGKVMVVDDAVSELKLIEGILKSAGHQVVSYEHGELLEERVVEERPDVLLLDIVMPKRNGYEVLRGLRRDPRTKDTPVVFVSSKNQESDRVWGQRQGAADYLAKPFTADQLLGVVRQFVK; this is encoded by the coding sequence GTGGGCAAGGTGATGGTGGTCGACGACGCCGTGTCGGAGTTGAAGCTGATCGAGGGCATTCTCAAGTCAGCCGGTCACCAGGTCGTGTCCTACGAGCACGGAGAACTGCTCGAGGAGAGGGTTGTCGAGGAGCGTCCCGACGTGCTGCTGCTGGACATCGTGATGCCAAAGCGCAACGGCTACGAGGTGCTCCGCGGCCTGCGTCGTGATCCCCGCACCAAGGACACTCCCGTCGTCTTCGTGAGCTCCAAGAACCAGGAGAGCGACCGGGTCTGGGGCCAGCGCCAGGGTGCCGCCGACTACCTCGCGAAGCCGTTTACCGCCGATCAGCTCCTCGGCGTCGTCCGGCAGTTCGTGAAATAG
- a CDS encoding chemotaxis protein CheW has product MDTTPGVVPTSASTEAAPALRACLFSLGGYAFAVDVRSAREVAVFDEITPVPRARRCLVGVSNLRGAIVPIIDLRSALGLEEAPPGRSVRTLVVRDGALVVAAVVDSVLGLEPFDAVLPADTPAAARARGACPFATGWINWAGEVVPVLDIPGLLAVLRTPASDVAPAHGVA; this is encoded by the coding sequence GTGGACACTACCCCCGGCGTCGTCCCGACCTCCGCCTCCACCGAGGCCGCTCCCGCCCTGCGGGCCTGTCTGTTCTCACTGGGCGGGTACGCCTTCGCGGTGGACGTCCGGAGCGCACGCGAGGTGGCCGTGTTCGACGAGATCACTCCGGTGCCGCGCGCCCGCCGGTGCCTGGTCGGCGTGTCCAACCTGCGAGGCGCCATCGTCCCGATCATCGACCTCCGGAGCGCGCTCGGTCTGGAGGAGGCCCCGCCCGGGCGCAGCGTGCGCACCCTCGTGGTGCGCGACGGCGCCCTGGTGGTGGCCGCGGTGGTGGACTCGGTCCTCGGGCTCGAGCCGTTCGACGCGGTCCTGCCGGCCGATACGCCGGCGGCCGCACGAGCCCGTGGCGCCTGCCCGTTCGCGACCGGCTGGATCAACTGGGCGGGCGAAGTCGTCCCGGTGCTCGACATCCCGGGGCTGCTCGCCGTGCTGCGGACCCCCGCGAGCGACGTCGCGCCCGCGCACGGGGTGGCATGA
- a CDS encoding ABC transporter substrate-binding protein: MKRREFLGLTAAALASRVLPGAAPAAPGAPNEIRIGMSAAFRGTAAGLGTELYRGAQAYYSEINARGGVLGRPIAVVALDDSYNPEPCIRNTIQLLDREKVFFLSNYVGTPTLTRALPVIKQYADQQVVLVGNFTGAQPQREAPYVDQVFNVRASYRQEMLALVDRFWQAGARRFGVFYQIDAYGRSGTDAVARGLAARSAKITAEATYVRGARFDDDMSAAVGALREAGCDVVLCTGAYQGCAAFVRSARDAGFAVPISNVSFVGSDAMLALLIKHGRAMGRDYTRALINSQVVPSYDDSSLPGVAEYRTLMDKHNPAMPEAIRDGGYTPQRHSFISLEGYINARVIVEGLRRMGANASRPGFRQALESLRGLDLGIGAPLTFTSDRHQGLDSVYFTRVDGERWVPVADWSAAVKA; this comes from the coding sequence ATGAAGCGGAGAGAGTTCCTCGGCCTGACCGCGGCCGCGCTCGCGAGCCGCGTGCTTCCCGGTGCCGCGCCGGCCGCGCCGGGTGCTCCGAACGAGATCCGCATCGGCATGAGCGCGGCGTTTCGCGGGACCGCCGCCGGGCTCGGGACCGAGCTGTATCGCGGAGCCCAGGCGTACTACAGCGAGATCAATGCGCGTGGCGGTGTGCTCGGCCGGCCCATCGCGGTGGTGGCGCTCGACGACAGCTACAACCCCGAGCCGTGCATCCGGAACACCATCCAGCTCCTCGACCGCGAGAAGGTATTCTTCCTGTCCAACTACGTGGGCACGCCGACGCTGACCCGCGCCCTGCCGGTGATCAAGCAGTACGCGGATCAGCAGGTCGTCCTGGTCGGCAACTTCACCGGCGCCCAGCCGCAGCGCGAGGCGCCCTACGTCGACCAGGTCTTCAACGTGCGGGCGTCGTACCGGCAGGAGATGCTGGCCCTCGTCGATCGGTTCTGGCAGGCGGGCGCGCGCCGCTTCGGCGTCTTCTACCAGATCGACGCCTACGGCCGCAGCGGCACCGATGCAGTGGCGCGAGGCCTCGCGGCGCGGAGCGCCAAGATCACCGCGGAGGCCACCTACGTCCGGGGCGCCCGGTTCGACGACGACATGAGCGCAGCGGTGGGTGCCCTTCGCGAGGCCGGCTGCGACGTCGTCCTCTGCACCGGCGCCTATCAGGGCTGCGCCGCGTTCGTCCGATCCGCCCGCGACGCGGGCTTCGCGGTGCCGATCTCGAACGTATCCTTCGTGGGCTCCGACGCCATGCTCGCCCTGCTGATCAAGCACGGGCGGGCGATGGGCCGCGACTATACCCGCGCGCTCATCAACTCGCAGGTGGTGCCGAGCTACGACGACTCGAGCCTGCCCGGTGTCGCCGAGTACCGGACCCTGATGGACAAGCACAATCCCGCGATGCCGGAGGCGATCCGGGACGGCGGCTACACCCCGCAGCGGCACAGCTTCATCAGCCTGGAGGGGTACATCAACGCGCGGGTGATCGTCGAAGGCCTGCGACGGATGGGGGCGAATGCGAGTCGGCCGGGGTTCCGCCAGGCGCTCGAGTCGCTGCGCGGGCTCGATCTCGGGATCGGCGCGCCGCTCACCTTCACGTCCGACCGTCATCAGGGCCTCGACAGCGTCTACTTCACGCGGGTGGACGGCGAGCGGTGGGTGCCGGTGGCGGACTGGTCGGCGGCGGTGAAGGCCTAG
- a CDS encoding methyl-accepting chemotaxis protein, translating into MRRRNDEPGRERRADGTTASRVGLGLLGKITVFLVAILVPLAAVSWTLAYRSLQDNLTREFTDKGSAIANSLASSGADLIVNRDASTVQAQVDEFAKINGVAYVMVYDAQFTLVAHTFAPVVPKGIVERNVVPGQSTKPQVKDITYVDPRTGREREIIDIGVPMLGGQLGTVRVGMDRSIITTAAVQSGNSLLLTFSAIAGVAVLAGVIFARRITRPMSALMSGAERVGRGDLSQLVPVTSRDEIGQMAVTFNDSIVRLRALVQTEADRDEERRKREDLQQNIIKFLDTAVEIGKGDFTRRGEVTWDVLGNVVDAINLMVEEIGSLVGDVRKTALQVAAGSRDTIKITGDLAEAAQTQSADANRVTQSVTDVTVSVRQVADSADQSAKAARQVLQAASKGEEAVRNSLASMQQIRAEVQTISKKIKSLGDRSLEISDIVNTIQDIAAQTHLLALNASIEAAGAGEAGLRFSVVADEVRKLAERATQATRDIGTLIKGVQVETQEAVVAMESGTREVESGYEVSLKAEEALQEIGKISQASSELAGEISQASQQQVRGSEAVAGAVQAIASAATRTEQGVLQSRRNVEQLARLAEELTVKLSRFKLAS; encoded by the coding sequence ATGAGAAGGCGGAATGACGAGCCGGGTCGGGAGCGCCGCGCCGATGGGACGACCGCAAGCCGGGTAGGGCTCGGGCTGTTGGGCAAGATCACCGTGTTCCTGGTCGCGATCCTCGTCCCGCTCGCCGCGGTGAGCTGGACCCTCGCCTACCGATCGCTGCAGGACAACCTGACCCGGGAGTTCACCGACAAGGGCAGCGCCATCGCCAACAGCCTGGCCAGCTCGGGCGCCGACCTCATCGTGAATCGTGACGCCTCCACGGTCCAGGCCCAGGTGGACGAGTTCGCCAAGATCAACGGGGTCGCGTACGTGATGGTCTACGACGCGCAGTTCACCCTCGTCGCTCATACCTTTGCGCCGGTGGTACCGAAGGGGATCGTGGAGCGCAACGTGGTGCCGGGACAGTCGACGAAGCCCCAGGTCAAGGACATCACCTATGTGGACCCGCGCACCGGCCGCGAGCGCGAGATCATCGACATCGGCGTGCCCATGCTGGGCGGTCAGCTCGGCACGGTTCGCGTCGGCATGGATCGCTCGATCATCACCACGGCCGCGGTGCAGAGCGGCAACTCGCTGCTGCTGACCTTCAGCGCCATCGCGGGGGTGGCGGTTCTGGCCGGCGTCATCTTCGCCCGGCGGATCACCCGCCCGATGAGCGCGCTGATGAGCGGGGCGGAGCGCGTCGGCCGCGGCGACCTCTCCCAGCTGGTGCCGGTGACCTCGCGCGACGAGATCGGCCAGATGGCGGTCACGTTCAACGACAGCATCGTGCGGCTCCGGGCGCTCGTGCAGACCGAGGCCGATCGTGACGAGGAGCGCCGCAAGCGCGAGGATCTGCAGCAGAACATCATCAAGTTCCTCGACACCGCGGTCGAGATCGGCAAGGGCGACTTCACCCGGCGCGGCGAGGTGACGTGGGACGTGCTCGGGAACGTCGTCGACGCGATCAATCTGATGGTCGAGGAGATCGGCTCGCTGGTCGGTGACGTCAGGAAGACCGCGCTGCAGGTCGCGGCCGGCTCGCGGGACACCATCAAGATCACCGGGGACCTCGCCGAGGCGGCCCAGACGCAGTCGGCCGACGCCAACCGCGTGACCCAGTCGGTGACCGACGTGACGGTCTCGGTCCGGCAGGTGGCCGACAGCGCCGATCAGAGCGCGAAGGCCGCGCGTCAGGTGCTGCAGGCCGCGAGCAAGGGCGAGGAAGCGGTGCGCAACAGCCTGGCGAGCATGCAGCAGATCCGGGCCGAGGTGCAGACCATCTCCAAGAAGATCAAGTCGCTGGGCGACCGCTCGCTGGAGATCTCCGACATCGTGAACACCATTCAGGACATCGCGGCCCAGACGCATCTGCTCGCGCTGAACGCCTCGATCGAGGCGGCGGGAGCCGGCGAGGCCGGCCTGCGATTCTCGGTGGTGGCCGACGAGGTCCGGAAGCTGGCCGAGCGCGCCACCCAGGCCACCCGGGACATCGGGACGCTGATCAAGGGCGTCCAGGTCGAGACCCAGGAGGCGGTGGTGGCGATGGAGTCGGGCACTCGCGAGGTCGAGTCGGGCTACGAGGTGAGCCTGAAGGCGGAGGAGGCCCTGCAGGAGATCGGAAAGATCTCCCAGGCCTCGTCGGAGCTGGCCGGCGAGATCTCCCAGGCATCACAGCAGCAGGTGCGCGGGTCGGAGGCGGTCGCGGGCGCGGTGCAGGCCATCGCGAGCGCGGCGACCAGGACCGAGCAGGGCGTGCTACAGAGCCGACGGAACGTCGAACAGCTGGCCAGGCTGGCCGAGGAGCTGACCGTCAAGCTCTCTCGTTTCAAGCTGGCCAGCTGA